GACCAAAGAGGAATTGTCCCGTATAGCGTCTTTGTGTGAACAACATGACGTACTTGTCGTATCAGATGAAATCCATGCCGACCTGATCTACCAGGCAGGATCACACACGCCATTCGCCTCTCTTTCAGAAGACGCAGCAATGCGCTCCTTCATCTGTACAGCTGCGAGCAAAACGTTTAATATTGCCGGATTGAACACGGCCAACATCATCATTCCGAATGATACACTCCGCCGTAGATTCGACAAAGCGCTGCAGCGCTACGCGCTCGGGTCGATTACTCCAATGGGTGCCGCTGCTACGGAAACTGCTTACCGTGAAGGTGGAGAATGGCTGGACGCTCTGCTATCCTATGTCCGGGGGAATATGGAGTACATTAGAGACTTTATTCAAGAACACATGCCTGAGGTGAAGGTAAAGCTACCCCAAGCCACTTACCTACTCTGGATTGATTTCCGAGGGCTCGGGATGAGTGATGAAGATCTGAACCGCTTCCTCGTTCAGAAGGCCAAGATTGGCATGAACAGAGGTGTTACTTTTGGCAAAAGCGCCGAGGGCTTCATGCGTATGAATATGGCCTGTACCCGTGCTACAGCGGAAGAAGCCATGTCGCGTCTGAACGCTGCGATTACACAATGGCGTAAAGAAGCTTAATAAAACGCATATTATAACCACAATAAAGAGGGACTCCGTTAAGGATCCCTCTTTATTGTGGTTGTGTACTACTAACGGCTATAATCGGCTGGCAGACAAACATTTACTTATAATAAGAGTAATATATTTAAAGCTGAGTCAAGACCAACCGGTCGTGTTCGTACCTGAGGTCAAGTCATTCTGCTCGATATCTCCGTACACCGTCCCACCGCCGTTTTGCTCACGTCCCGCCTGATAACTGGCATCCATAATCGCACCGTTCAGCTGATGGAGATGTCCGCTTACCGCATCCATCTGTTTAAACACCTGTCTGTGCTGATATGCCTCAGGGTAAGCACTTTGCTGATCTGGATCATTCATTTGTTCAAACGAAGTCTTCTGATCTCCCAGAACTTGACGGTACCGCTGTGCA
Above is a window of Paenibacillus uliginis N3/975 DNA encoding:
- a CDS encoding MalY/PatB family protein, encoding MNFDLTINRTRTASLKWDNIPAVFGVDDALPMWVADMDFAAPPAVVRAMHARVEHGVFGYTLQTETYREAITSWMDKRHNWSIKPEWIQYCPGVVPALSLIVEAFTEPGDQVIIQTPVYPPFYSVVKDHGRELVQNPLILTEQGDYVMDFEDLERSLSGGRVKMIILCSPHNPVGRVWTKEELSRIASLCEQHDVLVVSDEIHADLIYQAGSHTPFASLSEDAAMRSFICTAASKTFNIAGLNTANIIIPNDTLRRRFDKALQRYALGSITPMGAAATETAYREGGEWLDALLSYVRGNMEYIRDFIQEHMPEVKVKLPQATYLLWIDFRGLGMSDEDLNRFLVQKAKIGMNRGVTFGKSAEGFMRMNMACTRATAEEAMSRLNAAITQWRKEA